The proteins below are encoded in one region of Microbispora sp. NBC_01189:
- a CDS encoding DUF6113 family protein gives MVTQETEETQAGSAAGSAAGSAAGPVAGPVAGAVAGAAYGMLFLLGLVLGVVGGFQHAWYLGRLPIAAIAWLAVLFALPYAMGRMMGGKLGAFVPAAGWLLVSFVLATPQRAGDLAIAGNSAGYWYLYGGVLAVAAAVAVTRSTGSWLLRSYDRA, from the coding sequence GTGGTGACCCAGGAGACCGAGGAGACGCAGGCCGGCTCTGCAGCCGGCTCTGCAGCCGGCTCTGCGGCTGGTCCTGTGGCCGGTCCTGTGGCTGGGGCCGTGGCCGGTGCGGCCTACGGCATGCTCTTCCTGCTGGGGCTCGTGCTGGGGGTCGTCGGCGGCTTCCAGCACGCGTGGTATCTGGGCAGGCTGCCGATCGCCGCGATCGCGTGGCTGGCCGTGCTGTTCGCCCTGCCGTACGCGATGGGCAGGATGATGGGCGGCAAGCTGGGCGCGTTCGTCCCGGCCGCCGGCTGGCTCCTCGTCTCGTTCGTGCTGGCCACGCCGCAGCGGGCCGGCGACCTCGCCATCGCCGGGAACTCCGCCGGCTACTGGTACCTCTACGGCGGCGTCCTCGCCGTCGCGGCCGCCGTGGCCGTGACCCGCTCCACCGGCTCCTGGCTGCTGCGGTCGTACGACCGGGCGTGA
- a CDS encoding sigma factor-like helix-turn-helix DNA-binding protein, which produces MNLSLSDIVPPLRWTAPSQVEPIASDPGLPDAWWQALPLDRACAAVGTVQIASRLADLTSACWGHLVLGDILPLLRFTHPEESLQTPGPREIVHKLFIDVIDRLLATEPAGEPAGAPVPPALPERPMAELIDEIFARLDDRQRAIARDRLYHDTSQQSGQHPGQAQRATLDELAQRFSVTRERIRQIERDLRDHVLEWLRSPAAAPLNAHLAWLRTRLGSAVPADDLAAAVPWHRTELITLAIPAWRFVRTLLTGYDQVDGWLVAGGADELREKTRQLFADGPRPLDEAVAQVAQLGVREDVAERWLASVPQLRVLDGHAVPWPRSMGDKAEAVLAVSGGPLTPEEIQARIGEDYSLVGLRNQLAADERFIRLDRSKYGLRRWGGEEYLGIREMISREIERAGGEASVSTIVDNLTSRYDVSESSIRAYAGGPGFERTQRGYIRVAGQAQGEPYQPRRDVSMTRRCFRSRDGRWWHRVDVNAEHLRGSGSPLPTGFAAHLGMAPGGQLTVSTSSGEVVISWHNQPTIGSIRNVLADYNASDGDHVFLTVSDGGELLTRFLPAAAAGLPAINRALHLIGYTAPVASEAEGLRLIGARIGLAEGTGREEVLDRLRDRGDRDILRFLS; this is translated from the coding sequence ATGAACCTGAGCCTTAGCGACATCGTGCCTCCGCTGCGCTGGACCGCCCCCAGCCAGGTAGAGCCGATCGCGAGCGACCCCGGTCTTCCCGACGCGTGGTGGCAGGCGCTCCCCCTCGACCGGGCCTGCGCGGCTGTGGGGACCGTCCAGATCGCCTCCCGGCTCGCCGACCTCACCAGCGCCTGCTGGGGGCACCTGGTCCTCGGCGACATCCTGCCGCTGCTGAGGTTCACCCACCCCGAGGAGAGCCTGCAGACGCCGGGGCCCCGCGAGATCGTCCACAAGCTGTTCATCGACGTCATCGACAGGCTGCTGGCCACCGAGCCGGCCGGGGAGCCCGCCGGGGCCCCGGTGCCGCCGGCCCTCCCCGAGCGACCGATGGCCGAGCTCATCGACGAGATCTTCGCCCGGCTGGACGACCGCCAGCGGGCCATCGCCAGGGACCGGCTCTATCACGACACGTCCCAGCAGTCGGGCCAGCACCCCGGCCAGGCCCAGCGCGCCACGCTCGACGAGCTCGCCCAGCGCTTCTCCGTCACCCGCGAGCGGATCCGGCAGATCGAACGCGACCTGCGCGACCACGTGCTGGAGTGGCTGCGGAGCCCGGCCGCCGCGCCGCTCAACGCCCACCTGGCCTGGCTGCGCACCCGGCTCGGCTCCGCGGTGCCCGCCGACGACCTCGCCGCGGCCGTGCCGTGGCACCGCACCGAGCTGATCACCCTCGCGATCCCCGCCTGGCGGTTCGTCCGCACGCTGCTCACGGGGTACGACCAGGTGGACGGCTGGCTGGTCGCGGGCGGCGCGGACGAGCTCAGGGAGAAGACGCGTCAGCTGTTCGCCGACGGCCCCCGCCCGCTGGACGAGGCGGTCGCGCAGGTGGCCCAGCTCGGCGTACGCGAGGACGTGGCCGAGCGCTGGCTCGCGTCGGTGCCGCAGCTGCGCGTGCTCGACGGGCACGCCGTGCCCTGGCCGCGCAGCATGGGCGACAAGGCCGAGGCCGTGCTGGCGGTCTCCGGCGGGCCGTTGACCCCGGAGGAGATTCAGGCCCGCATCGGCGAGGACTACAGCCTCGTCGGCCTGCGCAACCAGCTCGCCGCCGACGAGCGCTTCATCCGGCTCGACCGCAGCAAGTACGGCCTGCGCCGCTGGGGCGGCGAGGAGTACCTGGGCATCCGGGAGATGATCAGCCGGGAGATCGAGCGCGCGGGCGGCGAGGCGTCGGTGAGCACGATCGTCGACAACCTCACGTCGCGCTACGACGTGAGCGAGAGCTCGATCAGGGCGTACGCCGGAGGCCCCGGATTCGAACGCACCCAGCGCGGCTACATCAGGGTCGCGGGGCAGGCACAGGGCGAGCCGTACCAGCCGCGCCGGGACGTCTCGATGACCCGGCGCTGCTTCCGCAGCCGCGACGGCCGATGGTGGCACAGGGTCGACGTCAACGCCGAACACCTGCGGGGCTCCGGCTCGCCGCTGCCGACGGGTTTCGCGGCCCATCTCGGCATGGCGCCCGGAGGGCAGCTCACCGTGTCGACCTCGTCGGGCGAGGTGGTGATCAGCTGGCACAACCAGCCGACCATCGGGTCGATCAGGAACGTGCTGGCCGACTACAACGCCTCCGACGGCGACCACGTCTTCCTCACCGTCTCCGACGGCGGCGAACTGCTGACCCGGTTCCTGCCCGCCGCGGCGGCCGGGCTGCCCGCGATCAACCGGGCCCTGCACCTGATCGGGTACACGGCGCCGGTGGCGTCCGAGGCCGAGGGGCTGCGCCTCATCGGCGCGCGCATCGGCCTGGCCGAGGGGACCGGCCGGGAAGAGGTGCTCGACCGCCTGCGCGACCGCGGTGACCGCGACATCCTCCGCTTCCTCTCCTGA
- the rraA gene encoding ribonuclease E activity regulator RraA: MSFATADLYDAHGDALRSCLTQFRSYGSRPRFSGQISTIRCLEDNALVRQLLGTPGEGRVLVVDGGGSLRTALLGDLIAASAVKHGWAGVVVNGAVRDTVALTGLDLGIKALGSNPRKSAKTGLGEVDVPVSFGEVTFVPGEWLYSDEDGILVASARLHL, from the coding sequence ATGAGCTTCGCCACCGCCGACCTCTACGACGCGCACGGCGACGCGCTGCGCAGTTGCCTCACCCAGTTCCGTTCGTACGGCTCGCGTCCCCGGTTCTCCGGCCAGATCTCGACCATCCGCTGCCTGGAGGACAACGCGCTGGTCAGGCAGCTCCTCGGGACGCCGGGCGAGGGAAGGGTGCTGGTGGTCGACGGCGGCGGATCGCTGCGTACGGCGCTGCTCGGCGATCTGATCGCGGCCTCGGCGGTGAAGCACGGCTGGGCGGGCGTCGTCGTCAACGGCGCCGTACGCGACACGGTGGCGCTGACCGGCCTGGACCTCGGCATCAAGGCCCTTGGTTCCAATCCCCGCAAGAGCGCCAAGACCGGCCTCGGGGAGGTCGACGTCCCGGTCTCCTTCGGAGAGGTCACCTTCGTCCCGGGCGAGTGGCTCTACAGCGACGAGGACGGCATCCTCGTCGCCTCCGCCCGCCTCCACCTCTGA
- a CDS encoding S9 family peptidase, which translates to MTESFPRLHARTRRFTLGVPRGFTISPDGGRVVFLRTRSGTDPVTCLWELDVLSDGATGAERLVVDPLALGAADEDLPPEERARRERSRESAGGVVAYATDREARLAVFALSGELYLAELATGEVTGEVRRLPAAGPVIDPRLDPTGTRVAYVTGGALHVLEIGSGTDTGADSTLAEPESDTVTYGLAEFIAAEEMDRMRGYWWSPSGDRLLVARVDEAPVTLWHIADPANPSREPVPQRYPAAGTANAEVTLWVIGLDGTRTEVPFEQEYLATAVWDAHGLALVTLSRDQRSMRLLSADPDTGETTILREDTDPAWVEIVPGVPARLSGGTLVWVADADGGRRLVVGSEPVTPPSLQVRAVLDVDGDTVLFQASGDSTEIHLWTYRDGTLSPVTTEPGVHSGRRAGGTTLVTRQSLDTEGVAVSVRAASVGGSSIRSLAERPGLEPRVSLVRAGERELAAAVLLPSWHVPGSGPLPVLMDPYGGPHAQRVLSARRMFLESQWWAEQGFAVIVADGRGTPGRGPAFEREMLHDFTISLQDQVDALQGVAALHPGDLDLSRVAIRGWSFGGYLAALAVLRRPDVFHAAVAGAPVTDWRLYDTCYTERYLGHPDEGHYERSSLLGDAEKSAGSETGKLERPLLLIHGLADDNVVAAHTLRLSSALLAAGRPHTVLPLSGVTHMTPQEVVAENLLLLQLDFLKKSLAG; encoded by the coding sequence ATGACGGAGAGCTTCCCACGGTTGCATGCCAGGACCCGGCGGTTCACCCTCGGGGTGCCGCGCGGCTTCACGATCTCCCCCGACGGGGGTCGTGTGGTCTTCCTCAGGACGAGGTCGGGCACCGATCCGGTGACGTGCCTGTGGGAGCTGGACGTGCTGTCCGACGGCGCGACCGGCGCCGAGCGGCTGGTCGTCGACCCGCTCGCGCTCGGCGCGGCCGACGAGGACCTGCCCCCGGAGGAGCGCGCCCGCCGTGAGCGGTCGCGGGAGTCGGCGGGCGGCGTCGTCGCGTACGCGACCGACCGGGAGGCACGGCTCGCCGTCTTCGCGCTGTCGGGTGAGCTGTACCTCGCCGAACTCGCCACGGGCGAGGTCACGGGAGAGGTGCGGCGACTCCCGGCGGCCGGGCCGGTCATCGACCCCCGGCTCGACCCCACGGGCACACGGGTGGCGTACGTGACGGGCGGCGCCCTGCACGTGCTGGAGATCGGCAGTGGGACCGACACCGGAGCAGACAGCACGCTGGCCGAGCCGGAGAGCGACACCGTCACCTACGGCCTCGCGGAGTTCATCGCGGCCGAGGAGATGGACCGGATGCGCGGCTACTGGTGGTCGCCCTCGGGTGACCGCCTGCTCGTGGCCCGGGTGGACGAGGCGCCGGTCACGCTCTGGCACATCGCCGACCCGGCCAACCCCTCCCGCGAGCCCGTCCCCCAGCGCTACCCCGCCGCCGGCACCGCCAACGCCGAGGTCACGCTCTGGGTCATCGGCCTGGACGGCACGCGTACGGAGGTGCCGTTCGAGCAGGAGTACCTGGCGACGGCCGTGTGGGACGCCCACGGCCTCGCGCTCGTGACGCTCTCGCGCGACCAGAGGAGCATGCGCCTGCTGTCGGCGGACCCGGACACGGGCGAGACGACGATCCTGCGTGAGGACACCGATCCGGCCTGGGTGGAGATCGTTCCCGGCGTGCCGGCGCGTCTTTCCGGCGGGACGCTCGTCTGGGTGGCCGACGCCGACGGCGGGCGCCGCCTCGTGGTCGGCTCCGAGCCGGTCACGCCGCCGTCGCTGCAGGTCCGCGCGGTGCTCGACGTCGACGGCGACACCGTGCTCTTCCAGGCGAGCGGCGACTCCACCGAGATCCACCTGTGGACGTACCGCGACGGCACCCTCAGCCCGGTGACCACCGAACCGGGCGTCCATTCGGGCCGCCGGGCGGGCGGGACGACGCTCGTCACCCGGCAGAGCCTCGACACCGAGGGCGTCGCCGTCTCGGTCAGAGCAGCGTCAGTAGGGGGATCTTCGATCAGGTCGCTGGCGGAGCGGCCCGGGCTGGAGCCGCGTGTCTCGCTGGTCCGCGCGGGCGAGCGCGAACTGGCCGCGGCGGTCCTGCTGCCGTCCTGGCACGTACCCGGCTCGGGTCCGCTGCCCGTCCTGATGGACCCGTACGGCGGGCCGCACGCGCAGCGGGTGCTGTCCGCCCGGCGGATGTTCCTGGAGTCCCAGTGGTGGGCCGAGCAGGGCTTCGCGGTGATCGTGGCCGACGGGCGGGGCACGCCGGGACGCGGCCCGGCCTTCGAGCGGGAGATGCTGCACGACTTCACGATCTCCCTGCAGGACCAGGTGGACGCCCTCCAGGGCGTCGCGGCCCTGCACCCGGGCGATCTCGACCTGTCGCGGGTGGCGATCCGGGGCTGGTCGTTCGGCGGCTACCTCGCCGCGCTCGCGGTGCTGCGCCGCCCGGACGTGTTCCACGCCGCCGTCGCGGGAGCGCCGGTCACCGACTGGCGGCTGTACGACACCTGCTACACCGAGCGCTACCTCGGCCATCCCGACGAGGGCCACTACGAGCGGTCGTCCCTCCTGGGCGACGCCGAAAAGAGCGCCGGGAGTGAGACCGGGAAGCTGGAGCGCCCGCTGCTGCTGATCCACGGCCTGGCCGACGACAACGTGGTCGCCGCGCACACGCTGCGGCTGTCGTCGGCCCTGCTCGCGGCGGGCCGCCCGCACACCGTGCTTCCGCTGTCGGGCGTCACCCACATGACCCCGCAGGAGGTCGTCGCCGAGAACCTGCTGCTCCTGCAGCTCGACTTCCTGAAGAAGTCGCTCGCCGGGTGA
- a CDS encoding HNH endonuclease — translation MEAICTATAGLTDEQAATAERILLELAKSAGAAEVAKAGRYLRAVLDPDGHEKDEQADFDRRFFRVRRRRGGGLEGEFYLPVEVAARLRHMLDVYAKPKAEGDDRPLSVRNADALIAFLENKIVTELLVLVNGESLPDDPPSRTPCDDTDPAGTAPTADPAGKDRAADQPAADPAGKDRAADQPSGTEPSGDSDRPTNPDTTASGPGSEHFTSDTLVPHGEHLDTFHSPAAPGGEPRAGDAAGGESAHRESDAAVCDGGRFGNDAPMDGDEHRATGFVGENPATEASASCGECAAPDRPTAAEQDEPDRQGPSAWGGDTWPGDTPWSGGEAWAGLGADAPPGAEHGGSPWAGGSAWPGGEACAGVGADAPPGSSPPWAGGENIPPGVWLRGLPGLILATGHLLPASGVHRLARTSTLVRIVMNAAGQVLDMGRKVRLATPAQRRAVFARYATCWVDGCPLPATMCQIDHCDNWCSGGLTDLKLLGPACQFHNRDRYRHPTRYTRRKIGDDRWAFTYRNPRTSRLRV, via the coding sequence GTGGAGGCGATCTGCACGGCCACCGCGGGGTTGACCGATGAGCAGGCGGCGACGGCCGAGCGGATTCTGTTGGAGTTGGCGAAGTCGGCGGGTGCGGCGGAGGTGGCGAAGGCGGGGCGGTATCTGCGGGCCGTGCTGGACCCCGACGGGCATGAGAAGGATGAGCAGGCGGATTTCGATCGCCGGTTCTTCCGGGTGCGCCGGCGGAGGGGCGGCGGGTTGGAGGGGGAGTTCTATCTGCCGGTGGAGGTGGCGGCGCGGTTGCGGCACATGCTGGACGTCTATGCCAAGCCGAAGGCGGAGGGTGATGACCGGCCGTTGAGTGTGCGGAACGCGGATGCGTTGATCGCGTTCTTGGAGAACAAGATCGTGACTGAGCTTCTGGTGCTGGTCAACGGCGAATCCCTCCCCGACGACCCCCCGAGTCGCACTCCGTGCGACGACACCGACCCCGCAGGCACCGCCCCCACAGCCGACCCCGCTGGCAAGGACCGCGCAGCCGACCAGCCCGCCGCGGACCCCGCTGGCAAGGACCGCGCAGCCGACCAGCCGTCCGGCACGGAACCCTCAGGCGACAGTGATCGCCCCACCAACCCGGACACCACCGCGAGCGGCCCCGGCAGCGAGCACTTCACCAGCGACACGCTCGTCCCTCATGGCGAGCACCTGGACACTTTCCACTCCCCGGCCGCTCCCGGCGGCGAACCCCGCGCCGGTGATGCGGCGGGGGGTGAAAGTGCGCACCGCGAGAGCGACGCGGCGGTGTGCGATGGCGGGCGGTTCGGGAACGATGCGCCGATGGACGGCGATGAGCACCGGGCCACCGGCTTCGTCGGCGAGAACCCCGCCACGGAGGCTTCCGCTTCCTGCGGGGAGTGCGCCGCTCCCGACCGCCCTACCGCTGCCGAGCAAGACGAGCCCGACAGGCAAGGACCCTCAGCGTGGGGAGGCGACACCTGGCCGGGAGATACGCCCTGGTCGGGAGGTGAGGCCTGGGCGGGGCTGGGAGCCGACGCTCCGCCGGGTGCAGAACACGGCGGTTCACCGTGGGCGGGCGGCAGCGCCTGGCCGGGAGGTGAGGCCTGCGCGGGGGTGGGAGCCGACGCTCCGCCGGGGAGCAGTCCGCCGTGGGCGGGAGGCGAAAACATCCCGCCGGGGGTGTGGTTGCGGGGGTTGCCGGGGCTGATCCTGGCGACCGGGCACCTGCTGCCCGCCTCCGGCGTGCACCGGCTGGCCCGCACCAGCACCCTGGTGAGGATCGTGATGAACGCCGCCGGGCAGGTCCTGGACATGGGCCGCAAGGTCCGCCTGGCCACCCCGGCCCAGCGCCGGGCGGTCTTCGCCCGGTACGCCACCTGCTGGGTCGACGGCTGCCCGCTACCCGCCACCATGTGCCAGATCGATCATTGCGACAACTGGTGCAGCGGCGGGCTGACCGACCTCAAGCTGCTCGGGCCGGCCTGCCAGTTCCACAACCGCGACCGCTACCGCCACCCCACCCGCTACACCCGCCGAAAGATCGGCGACGACCGCTGGGCCTTCACCTACCGCAACCCCCGAACCAGCCGACTGCGGGTATAG
- a CDS encoding cysteine--tRNA ligase: protein MLRLHDTLTRQIVPLAPAGSRILRMHACTAHRPAGLGDPRPHLLADLIRRVSERAGLRVLACRNVSDLGHGGDGGASLEAGALALNMRVPEHSPRTSETMGLIIELIGRLIEHGHAYTTPEGAVMFDAASFPAYGEMCGEAASGDWTLWEPGGEDRAGTAWDTAWDTAWDAPWGRGLPSRDIECSATPLRFLGPRFELYVGGEGLCSPHHERVRAQSNAATGEEAAAHWAHAGRLLFEGRPVDDYDDSNGGSSDGSPGTFPGGSPGSAFGGAPGGADAVTPARVAAAGLDPLAVRLALLRHPYRQQMDLTWDSLKTADAELRRLRRRVAEWAESSSRPIDATYAGRVQNALDSDLDTPRALRLLGDLETDESVTPGAKFETFLHFDHVLALDLPADIGKA, encoded by the coding sequence ATGTTGCGGCTCCACGACACCCTGACCCGGCAGATCGTGCCCCTCGCACCGGCGGGTTCGCGGATCCTGCGGATGCACGCCTGCACCGCACACAGGCCCGCCGGTCTCGGCGACCCGCGCCCGCATCTGCTCGCCGACCTGATCCGCCGCGTCAGCGAGCGGGCCGGGTTACGCGTGCTCGCCTGCCGGAACGTCTCCGACCTTGGGCATGGAGGCGACGGCGGAGCCTCGCTCGAAGCCGGCGCTCTCGCGCTCAACATGCGCGTCCCCGAGCACTCCCCCCGCACCAGCGAGACCATGGGCCTGATCATCGAGCTCATCGGACGGCTCATCGAGCATGGTCACGCGTACACCACTCCCGAGGGTGCGGTGATGTTCGACGCGGCGTCCTTCCCGGCGTACGGCGAGATGTGCGGCGAGGCGGCTTCCGGCGACTGGACGCTGTGGGAGCCAGGCGGCGAGGACCGCGCGGGCACTGCCTGGGACACCGCCTGGGACACTGCCTGGGACGCGCCCTGGGGACGCGGGCTGCCGAGCCGCGACATCGAGTGCTCGGCGACGCCACTGCGGTTCCTCGGGCCGCGCTTCGAGCTCTACGTCGGTGGTGAGGGCCTGTGCTCCCCGCACCACGAGAGGGTGCGGGCCCAGTCGAACGCCGCCACCGGCGAAGAGGCGGCCGCCCACTGGGCGCACGCCGGACGCCTGCTGTTCGAGGGCCGGCCGGTGGACGATTACGACGACTCCAATGGCGGCTCCAGTGACGGCTCTCCCGGCACATTTCCTGGCGGCTCTCCTGGCAGCGCTTTCGGCGGCGCTCCCGGTGGCGCCGACGCCGTGACGCCGGCCCGTGTGGCCGCGGCCGGGCTCGACCCCCTGGCCGTACGGCTGGCCCTGCTGCGGCACCCTTACCGGCAGCAGATGGACCTCACCTGGGACAGCCTCAAGACGGCCGACGCGGAACTACGCCGCCTGCGGCGGCGCGTGGCCGAGTGGGCGGAGTCGTCCAGCCGACCGATCGACGCCACGTACGCCGGGCGCGTCCAGAACGCGCTGGACTCCGATCTCGACACTCCACGGGCCCTGCGCCTGCTCGGCGACCTGGAAACGGACGAGTCGGTTACGCCGGGGGCCAAGTTCGAGACCTTCCTCCACTTCGACCACGTGCTCGCCCTCGACCTGCCCGCCGACATCGGCAAGGCCTGA
- a CDS encoding MBL fold metallo-hydrolase yields MSQTIQPESPEAPEIPVSSDVVVRPATTPRRWPSSFADRLTAPLPDFREVTSVMWHGQLRPDIGDGDQIPVQRVGLPRAAATETMVTWVGHATFVLQIGGLTVLTDPVWSRKIPGVRQRLTPPGVAWSDLTKIDAVVISHNHYDHLDAPTIRRLPRDTAVFVPARLAGWFRRRGFHNVTELDWWESARLGEVSFDFVPAHHWSRRTLWDTCRTLWGGWVLTSSEHRVYFAGDTAYGERFAQIGERYPGIDLALMPVGAYDPRWFMKVSHVDPEQAVQGCLDVGARRMATMHWGTFVLSGEPLLEPVREARAAWESRGLDPGDLWDLAVGESRTLP; encoded by the coding sequence ATGTCGCAGACGATTCAGCCGGAGAGCCCTGAGGCCCCAGAAATTCCCGTTTCTTCCGATGTCGTCGTACGGCCCGCCACCACTCCCCGCCGGTGGCCGTCGAGCTTCGCCGACCGGCTGACCGCTCCCCTCCCGGACTTCCGCGAGGTGACGAGCGTCATGTGGCACGGGCAGCTCAGGCCCGATATCGGCGACGGCGACCAGATTCCTGTCCAGCGTGTGGGCCTGCCCCGTGCCGCGGCGACCGAGACCATGGTGACCTGGGTCGGCCACGCGACGTTCGTGCTGCAGATCGGCGGGCTGACCGTCCTGACCGACCCGGTGTGGTCCCGGAAGATCCCCGGCGTGCGCCAGCGGCTGACCCCGCCCGGTGTCGCCTGGTCGGACCTGACCAAGATCGACGCGGTCGTGATCAGCCACAACCACTACGACCACCTCGACGCGCCGACCATCCGCCGCCTGCCGCGAGACACGGCCGTCTTCGTGCCCGCCAGGCTCGCGGGCTGGTTCCGGCGCCGGGGCTTCCACAACGTGACCGAACTGGACTGGTGGGAGTCGGCCCGCCTCGGCGAGGTGTCGTTCGACTTCGTCCCGGCCCACCACTGGAGCCGCCGGACGTTGTGGGACACCTGCCGGACGTTGTGGGGCGGCTGGGTGCTCACCTCCTCCGAGCACCGGGTCTACTTCGCGGGTGACACGGCCTACGGGGAGCGGTTCGCCCAAATCGGTGAGCGTTATCCGGGCATCGACCTCGCCCTCATGCCCGTCGGGGCCTACGATCCCCGCTGGTTCATGAAGGTCTCCCACGTCGATCCCGAGCAGGCCGTACAGGGGTGCCTCGACGTGGGCGCCCGGCGGATGGCGACGATGCACTGGGGCACCTTCGTGCTGTCCGGTGAGCCGCTCCTGGAACCGGTGCGCGAGGCCCGCGCCGCCTGGGAGTCGCGCGGTCTTGACCCGGGCGACCTGTGGGACCTCGCGGTCGGCGAGAGCCGCACGCTGCCCTGA
- the mshB gene encoding N-acetyl-1-D-myo-inositol-2-amino-2-deoxy-alpha-D-glucopyranoside deacetylase, producing MTDRRLLLVHAHPDDETIGTGATMAKYATEGAHVTLVTCTLGEEGEVIPPELAHHAGDRDDTLGPYRIGELTAACKALGVTDHRFLGGAGRWRDSGMMGGAANDRPGCFWRAGLDEAAAELVKVIREVRPQVLVTYDENGFYGHPDHIQAHRVSRRAFELAADPEHPGGQPWRVAKFYCTAMPRSVLRRTAETMREARVGFWVPDSVEDLPACPDEDVTTEIDARPYVEAKIDAMRAHATQIAVDAPWFALSNNIGQQILGVEHYILRAGVPGPPGIGVPPEAGGIGEPYNRESDLFAGIG from the coding sequence ATGACTGACCGCCGTCTGCTGCTCGTGCACGCCCACCCCGACGACGAGACCATCGGCACCGGCGCGACCATGGCCAAGTACGCCACCGAGGGCGCTCACGTGACGCTCGTGACCTGCACCCTCGGCGAGGAGGGCGAGGTGATCCCCCCGGAGCTCGCCCACCATGCCGGCGACCGGGACGACACTCTCGGCCCATACCGCATCGGCGAGCTCACGGCGGCGTGCAAGGCGCTCGGCGTCACCGATCACCGGTTCCTCGGCGGCGCCGGCCGCTGGCGCGACTCGGGGATGATGGGCGGGGCGGCCAACGACCGCCCCGGCTGCTTCTGGCGGGCCGGCCTCGACGAGGCCGCGGCCGAGCTGGTCAAGGTGATCCGGGAGGTCCGGCCGCAGGTGCTCGTCACCTACGACGAGAACGGCTTCTACGGCCACCCCGACCACATCCAGGCGCACCGCGTCTCCCGGCGGGCCTTCGAGCTGGCCGCCGATCCGGAGCACCCCGGCGGGCAGCCGTGGCGCGTCGCCAAGTTCTACTGCACCGCGATGCCCAGGTCCGTGCTGCGGCGGACGGCGGAGACGATGCGCGAGGCCCGCGTCGGCTTCTGGGTGCCAGACTCGGTCGAGGACCTGCCGGCGTGCCCCGACGAGGACGTGACGACCGAGATCGACGCCCGGCCGTACGTCGAGGCGAAGATCGACGCGATGCGGGCGCACGCGACCCAGATCGCGGTCGACGCGCCCTGGTTCGCGTTGTCGAACAACATCGGCCAGCAGATCCTCGGGGTCGAGCACTACATCCTGCGCGCGGGGGTGCCCGGGCCGCCCGGCATCGGCGTGCCGCCCGAGGCGGGAGGCATCGGCGAGCCCTACAACCGCGAGAGCGACCTGTTCGCCGGCATCGGTTAG